Proteins from a single region of Mucilaginibacter daejeonensis:
- a CDS encoding YbjQ family protein has product MIRPKDVLVVTTATIEGRKIERHLKPVTAHLVAGTNFFSDLFASFSDVFGGRSGTYQMQLTSLYNEAIQKIQKAAHEIGANGVVGLSIDMDEISGKSKSMFMLTAIGTAVVLADAVDNSSAYRQVDKLVNVSHEHLAVLHRKKEMLRHAKEGVLGFNEENWKFIIDNRFEEILPYLFKKYSTYAPSFAATEAKSFYDNIAALIDGFPDEKKIELLYDSALSQDNEGLLGAIGGLIREHRLLDLDEVIKLLHTNDFNKQRLALRLVTYPKPYYDQEDVNKLQEIKAILNAGFPERGQRTTKKQLLSSKEKEVWVCECGTNNDINGQTIENCSSCGRDIYGFRANGDVTPKKAIANIEQRVALIQESLA; this is encoded by the coding sequence ATGATCAGACCAAAAGACGTCCTTGTAGTTACCACGGCCACAATAGAAGGCCGCAAGATCGAACGTCATTTAAAGCCGGTCACGGCTCACCTTGTTGCCGGTACCAACTTCTTCAGCGACCTCTTTGCCTCTTTTAGCGATGTGTTCGGCGGTCGGTCCGGTACTTACCAAATGCAATTGACCTCGCTTTATAATGAAGCGATACAAAAGATCCAGAAGGCTGCTCATGAGATAGGGGCCAACGGTGTGGTGGGTCTGAGTATCGACATGGACGAAATATCGGGCAAAAGCAAATCGATGTTCATGCTCACGGCCATTGGCACAGCGGTGGTGTTGGCTGATGCGGTCGACAACTCATCTGCCTATCGTCAGGTAGATAAATTGGTTAACGTTAGCCATGAGCATCTTGCGGTATTGCATCGTAAAAAGGAGATGCTTAGGCATGCAAAAGAAGGTGTGCTTGGCTTCAACGAGGAGAATTGGAAATTCATCATTGACAACAGATTCGAGGAGATCTTGCCTTATTTATTCAAGAAATATAGTACTTACGCACCCAGTTTTGCAGCTACCGAAGCAAAGTCATTCTATGATAACATAGCTGCTTTGATCGATGGGTTCCCTGACGAAAAGAAGATCGAGTTGCTTTACGATAGCGCTTTGAGCCAAGATAATGAAGGGCTGCTGGGCGCTATAGGAGGTTTGATCAGGGAGCACCGTTTACTGGATCTTGATGAGGTGATAAAATTGCTGCACACCAACGACTTTAATAAACAGCGTTTGGCCCTAAGACTTGTCACCTATCCAAAGCCATATTACGATCAGGAAGACGTTAATAAACTGCAAGAGATCAAAGCGATATTGAACGCTGGTTTTCCTGAGCGCGGGCAGCGCACCACCAAAAAGCAGCTCCTGTCATCCAAAGAAAAAGAGGTATGGGTTTGCGAGTGCGGTACCAATAACGACATCAACGGCCAGACCATCGAGAACTGTAGCTCGTGTGGAAGGGATATTTACGGATTCAGAGCCAACGGTGATGTCACGCCTAAAAAAGCGATCGCCAACATTGAGCAAAGGGTAGCACTCATACAGGAGTCACTGGCCTGA